A window from Erythrolamprus reginae isolate rEryReg1 chromosome 9, rEryReg1.hap1, whole genome shotgun sequence encodes these proteins:
- the TSHZ3 gene encoding teashirt homolog 3 — protein MVDDDLEAEDTTMDGEPSAKYACPEKDFGKNCQSYQNSPVAEFSSHEMDSESHISETSDRMADFESGSIKNEEETKEVSIALEESVVSDSLEQMKAVYNNFLSNSYWSNLNLNLHQPAVEKTNGSSSSSSSSSSSCGSGSFDWHQTAMAKTLQQVSQNRILPEPSLFSTVQLYRQSSKLYGSIFTGASKFRCKDCSAAYDTLVELTVHMNETGHYRDDNHETDNNNPKRWSKPRKRSLLEMEGKEDAQKVLKCMYCGHSFESLQDLSVHMIKTKHYQKVPLKEPVTPIAAKILPATRKKTLLELELPSSPDSTGGTPKGMLPDINDPLQKNSNPYITPNNRYGHQNGASYAWHFEARKSQILKCMECGSSHDTLQELTAHMMVTGHFIKVTNSAMKKGKTIIESPVTPTITTLLDEKVQSVPLAATTFTSPSNMPSSVSPKLNMEIKKEVEKDRTPAEEKAKDKEKLSEDEEKYDISSKYHYLTENDLEESPKGGLDILKSLENTVTSAINKAQNGTPSWGGYPSIHAAYQLPNMMKLSLGSSGKNTSLKPMFGNAELISPTKNQPLISPQNCQTSPVSKTNFHAMEELVKKVTEKVAKVEEKLKEPEAGKLSPMKRATPSPCSSEVSEPLKMDTSSDIGFKSHQNSPVSQRENCRESPTGEPMESGKEMVKKIANTLMSSAAIITDHPPEQPFVNPLSALQSVMNIHLGKAAKPSLPALDPMSMLFKMSNSLAEKAAVATPPLQPKKPDHLDRYFYHVNNDQPIDLTKGKSDKGCSLGSVLLSSASASSTSSSSTVTTAKTSAVVSFMSNSPLRENALSDISDMLKNLTESHTSKSSTPSSLSEKSDIDGTTIEEPEETTPAQKRKGRQSNWNPQHLLILQAQFAASLQQTSEGKYIMSDLSPQERMHISRFTGLSMTTISHWLANVKYQLRRTGGTKFLKNLDTGHPVFFCNDCASQIRTPSTYISHLESHLGFRLRDLSKLSSEQINNQIAQTKPSSEKLLAPSPEEELGTSYQCKLCNRTFASKHAVKLHLSKTHGKSPEDHLLYVCELEKQ, from the coding sequence ATGGTGGATGATGACTTGGAAGCAGAGGACACCACGATGGATGGAGAACCTTCGGCAAAGTACGCCTGTCCAGAAAAGGACTTCGGCAAGAATTGCCAGAGCTATCAGAACTCTCCAGTGGCCGAATTTTCCAGCCACGAAATGGACAGCGAGTCCCACATCAGCGAGACAAGTGACCGAATGGCCGATTTCGAGAGCGGCTCGATCAAAAACGAGGAGGAGACCAAAGAGGTTTCCATAGCGCTGGAGGAATCTGTAGTATCGGATAGCTTGGAGCAGATGAAGGCCGTCTACAATAACTTCCTCTCCAATTCCTACTGGTCCAATTTGAATTTGAATCTGCACCAGCCGGCCGTTGAAAAAACCAACGGCAGCAGTAGCagtagtagcagtagcagcagcagctgtggCAGTGGAAGCTTCGATTGGCACCAGACCGCCATGGCCAAAACATTGCAGCAAGTGTCCCAGAACAGGATTCTTCCTGAGCCCAGCCTTTTTAGCACAGTTCAGTTATATAGGCAGAGCAGCAAACTTTATGGCTCCATCTTTACCGGAGCCAGCAAATTCCGCTGTAAAGACTGTAGCGCCGCCTACGATACTTTGGTGGAGTTAACGGTGCACATGAACGAAACGGGGCATTATCGAGACGACAACCACGAGACGGATAACAACAACCCCAAGCGGTGGTCTAAGCCTCGCAAACGCTCCTTGCTCGAAATGGAAGGGAAAGAAGATGCCCAGAAAGTATTAAAGTGCATGTACTGCGGTCATTCCTTTGAATCGCTTCAAGACTTGAGCGTGCATATGATAAAAACAAAGCATTACCAAAAAGTGCCTCTGAAGGAACCCGTCACCCCCATAGCAGCAAAAATCTTACCAGCCACACGGAAAAAAACCTTGCTGGAATTAGAACTGCCGAGTTCTCCAGATTCTACCGGCGGGACCCCCAAAGGAATGCTTCCTGACATCAACGACCCTCTTCAAAAGAATTCTAATCCTTACATTACACCGAACAACCGCTACGGACACCAGAACGGGGCCAGCTACGCCTGGCATTTCGAAGCGAGGAAATCTCAAATCCTCAAGTGCATGGAGTGCGGCAGTTCCCACGACACTTTGCAGGAACTCACGGCCCACATGATGGTGACGGGACACTTCATTAAGGTCACCAACTCCGCCATGAAGAAAGGGAAGACCATTATAGAGTCGCCCGTCACGCCAACCATCACGACTTTGCTGGACGAGAAAGTCCAGTCTGTGCCTCTCGCAGCCACCACCTTCACCTCTCCTTCCAACATGCCATCCAGCGTCTCCCCGAAATTaaacatggagatcaagaaagaaGTGGAGAAGGACAGGACCCCCGCCGAGGAAAAGgcgaaagacaaagaaaaactgAGTGAAGATGAGGAAAAATATGACATCTCCTCCAAATATCATTACCTGACAGAAAACGACTTGGAAGAAAGCCCCAAAGGGGGACTAGATATTTTAAAGTCCTTAGAAAACACCGTCACTTCAGCTATTAACAAAGCCCAGAATGGCACCCCAAGCTGGGGTGGATATCCCAGTATTCACGCTGCTTACCAGCTGCCCAACATGATGAAATTATCCCTAGGATCATCAGGGAAGAACACTTCCTTAAAGCCCATGTTCGGAAATGCTGAATTAATCTCTCCCACTAAAAATCAACCCTTGATTTCACCCCAAAATTGCCAAACATCCCCTGTGTCCAAAACAAATTTTCATGCCATGGAAGAGTTGGTGAAGAAAGTCACTGAGAAAGTGGCCAAAGTAGAAGAGAAGCTGAAGGAACCCGAAGCCGGGAAGCTTTCGCCCATGAAGAGAGCTACCCCTTCGCCGTGTAGCAGCGAGGTCAGTGAACCCCTCAAGATGGACACTTCCAGTGACATTGGGTTCAAAAGCCATCAGAACAGTCCAGTTTCTCAGAGGGAGAACTGCAGAGAAAGCCCAACTGGAGAACCGATGGAAAGCGGCAAGGAGATGGTCAAGAAAATTGCAAATACGTTGATGAGCAGCGCAGCTATTATCACCGACCATCCTCCCGAGCAACCCTTTGTAAACCCATTAAGTGCATTGCAATCCGTCATGAACATTCATCTTGGGAAGGCGGCGAAACCTTCTCTTCCTGCCCTGGATCCGATGAGCATGCTTTTTAAAATGAGCAACAGCTTAGCAGAAAAGGCTGCTGTAGCAACACCGCCCTTGCAGCCCAAAAAGCCAGATCATTTAGACCGTTATTTTTACCATGTCAATAACGACCAGCCCATCGATTTGACGAAAGGCAAGAGTGACAAAGGCTGCTCTTTGGGTTCAGTGCTTTTGTCATCCGCATCAGCGTCTTCAACATCTTCTTCATCTACAGTGACAACCGCAAAGACATCTGCGGTTGTGTCATTTATGTCAAACTCGCCGCTACGCGAGAATGCCTTGTCAGATATCTCGGATATGCTCAAGAACCTGACAGAAAGTCACACGTCAAAATCGTCCACCCCTTCCAGCCTCTCCGAGAAGTCTGACATTGATGGCACTACAATTGAGGAACCGGAAGAGACAACTCCGGCTCAGAAAAGGAAAGGACGCCAGTCAAACTGGAATCCTCAACATTTACTCATCCTGCAAGCCCAATTCGCTGCCAGTTTGCAGCAGACGTCGGAAGGGAAATACATTATGTCGGACTTGAGCCCTCAAGAGAGGATGCACATTTCCAGATTTACGGGACTCTCGATGACCACCATTAGCCACTGGTTGGCCAACGTCAAATACCAACTCCGAAGGACAGGGGGGACAAAATTCCTTAAAAATTTAGACACGGGGCACCCGGTGTTCTTTTGTAACGACTGTGCTTCTCAAATCAGAACTCCTTCGACGTACATCAGCCACCTCGAGTCCCACTTAGGTTTCCGATTGCGAGACTTGTCCAAACTCTCGAGCGAGCAGATTAACAATCAGATAGCACAAACCAAGCCCTCCTCTGAGAAACTGTTGGCGCCGTCGCCGGAGGAAGAGCTGGGGACTTCCTACCAGTGTAAACTTTGCAACAGGACTTTTGCGAGCAAGCACGCCGTGAAGCTCCATCTCAGTAAAACGCACGGGAAATCTCCTGAGGACCATCTTCTCTACGTCTGTGAATTAGAAAAACAGTAG